The window AAACCCTTTAACGAAATATCAGGTAAGGCGCTGTCAACGTGCTGCTTTAGCCGCCGTATTCTGTATTGTCTTGTCAAGCCGCAGCCGTCCATCAGTTCGGCAATGCTTTGCTGAATTTCAGGTTTTTGCATTAAATTGCTGCCAATAACCTTTGCCGCTTGCATTGAGCCTGTCTCATAGCTTGTAAGGGCGGCCTGAGTGTTATTTTTCCCTTTGGCCTTCTCGATAACAAACTGCTTTTGTTGTTCAGTAAAATTATATTTATCAAGTACGCTTTCCGGTGCAGGAAGGAGTCGCTTTAGTTTTTTGCATATTGCAGGACAAGAGCAACCGAAGTGTAGAGCCATGTCCTTTTGTGGTATACCTTCCTTAAACATTTGCAGCATTTTTTCGTTATCAATCTTTTTAACCATTATTAACCTCCTTCAAAACTGTTAATTAACCTATACCTGCCTACATTTTACATATAGCCCTATCAACCGGATCACCTGTTCAATGAATAATATTTTATTGCCTGTCTGATATGCTACAAGAACCGCCGCACTGCCTTGAATCCTGTCGTCAAGATACATGTCTGAATTCGTCTCATGATCCACCCGAATTAGTTCCTGCATTAATTCAACCATATCAACATCTGAGCTTATCCGTGGCCGTGCCTGCTGCA of the Pseudomonadota bacterium genome contains:
- a CDS encoding terminase small subunit — encoded protein: MVKKIDNEKMLQMFKEGIPQKDMALHFGCSCPAICKKLKRLLPAPESVLDKYNFTEQQKQFVIEKAKGKNNTQAALTSYETGSMQAAKVIGSNLMQKPEIQQSIAELMDGCGLTRQYRIRRLKQHVDSALPDISLKGLDMSFKLDNSYPPQRFFNLNVDIVPTSPVDLRVLFGSKEKMDET